The sequence ATAACCACCGTAGACACGCGGAGGATTTGGAGATAGAGCTCAGAAAAGAGAAAACGGCTTCGGAGGAGCTAAACGACGCTCTTGGTAGAGCCATGCTTGGTCACAGTAGGTTCATCGAGCAGTACACTGAGCTCCAGGAGAATTATGATGAGTTAGTTGAGAGGCATAACGTGACGTTGGCGGGAATAGTTGATGTGAAGAAAGCAGCGGCTAAAGCTGCAGTGAAAGGTCGTCATGGGAAGAGGTTTGCCAAAGCCTTTTCAGCTGAGCTTACTGCTATTAGAGCTGAGaaggagaaagaaagagagttcTTGAAGAAGGAGAACAAGGGACTTAAGATTCAGCTGAGAGATACCGCTGAAGCTGTCCAAGCTGCTGGAGAGTTACTGATCAGACTCAGAGAAGCTGAGCAATATGTACAATCCTCTGAGGTAACTCTTACTTTCATCAATCTTTTGCTTGTGGGTTGGCTCTCAGTATTGAATTTTAatgtttggtttgttttggaTTCAAAAACCATATAATTGCAGGAACGTTTCAGCTTACTTGAAGAAGAGAATGCAAAGTTAAAGATGCAGATGGAGAAGTTAAAGGGCAAGCACAAGACAGAAATGAGCACAATGAAGCAATATCTTGCGGAAAGCAAATTGCCAGGGTCTGCATTACAGCCATGGTTCACGGGGAATGAGGAACATTTATCAGAAGACAGAAATGGTTTGGTCAAGGAGAGTGAAGAACATGAGTCAGAACACAGAACCGGTGTGGTCAGCTATGACGACTATGCAGACGATCAGGCATGGAGAGCTGAGTTTGGTGCCATATATCAAGACCATCAGTATTGATGATGATTCTATCATTTCATTTCAAGAGCAAAAACTTTGAATCAGTCTCCTTTTTTCTCAGACAAGACCCATCTTGGGTCATCTTATCTTCTTATGTTGCCTTAAAATTCTTATTCTGTCTTGTTGTTGTCGTCTTTACATCTTCCATTGTTGTGTATTAACTGATGAATCAGGTTTTCTTGTAATCTGAATATTATTAATTCGCCAAAAATCGTTCattatctttttttcttcttctgatttaGATTCAAAAGTTAAGCTCGGGAAATTTGGTATGTGTATTTACTAATCATAGATAAGAAGAACATTTCTCAAGTTAACTTAGCTTTCTGCTTATGCTTTCATTAATTGAGGTCTCTAACTACTGGAGGAACAACCAAGATTACTTGAGTTAGGGACAACAAATAGTCCGAGTATATCTTTGAACTGAGAGGCAAAGGAGGTGAGACCCATTAATGTTTATCTTGATGTCTCTTTGCATACAAGCACAGTCTAATAGAACTCTTGGTGTGTCTTTGCTTGTATGTTAACGTGATCTATGTTCTGCAGCCATTAACGTTGGAGTGGCTGGGTGCTGCACTGGACTTGCTCTTAGTTTCCCTGGTAAGTACTATATCGGCACTGTTCCTTTACAATTTAGACGGTGAAACTATTTGAGCTATTCACGACCACTGAGACATCAAATCACAAACCTCAAGGTGAGTTATCACTATCTTAAACATGATTTTTTACTAACAAAACCTCTAAACTAAAATGGAtctgaaaataattaatcaattatcttttttaaaagaataaagATGAATCCAGATATTTTCTTAGGGTGTTTAATCAAAGATTTTTTGTTCAGTTGAAAAGATTTGTAGCTTAATTAGCATTGTACTTTAGACATCAAAGCACCGGTTTGACTTGCATTTTATTTGCCATTGATTTGCAATTTTATTCCTTAAGAtaccttttgttgttgttttgtatACTTTGGTTATGATTTTTTGGATAAACAATATATTTCTGCGAatctaattcaaaaatattttaacggGGCTTTAAGTTCGATTTGGAGTGATCATTTTGGTTTAATGATCCAATACTAAAACTAACACCTCTATGTTTGCACTAGTTAATTCTGTTGAGATATTTGTGTAGGCAGATACagtaacaaataaaatttgCACAAATTCTTCCATTGTATAATAATGCGACGTCTCTAGACTATACACAATTAGTTCTCGGATTTAATACTATTAATCTATATtatcttaaataaaaaacaaaattaaatgattTTGAAAATTAGGAAAGTTATCTTCTACAATCGAATATCTTATCCATTGAACCGAACTCAACTCTTTAGGTTCTTATAAACAGTCTTTTGGTTCTAAGAAAATTGAACAGTTACTAAAGACAATTGTAAAAACATACTGAAGTCATGGATCCTTCCACTCAAATggtctctcttctctctctctctcatcatcatcatcatcatcatcacaatcATCATCTTGATTATTTTCATCATTACTTCTTCCTTTTTGTGTCTTGCAGACTTGCGTTCTAAGGCTGGATACTGAGACTAGTGGATGGGACAAATCTATGCATAAGCTTTTTAAGGGCGTTCAAGGTTCTTTTTAATTCTTTCTCATTTATGTAGTCTTTCTTCTAAAGGTTGCAGTAATAGAATCAGTTAACTGAACCCCAAAAAAATCTACATACCGATCTATAATGTCTTTTGATAATATTAATGTGTTAGCTagtgattttgacataattttcatcatcatcaccatcacatGAGGCAATTTGCTATGTTTAAAAACGTGAAACTAAAATTGCGACGTAGAACATTTGTGGAAAAGTTGTTTTGAGGGGTAAACACTTAATCGAACGTTAAAACACTTTTTAGAACACTGATTCTGAAAATTGGTTTAGAACATAGATACATGTGTAGTCATAGTTAGAAATAGAAATGTTTTAATTACGAGATTCGATTAAAatctttttatgattttatacTTTTATGGATTTAAACACCCCCAGTCAATAGTCAACTAGTCAATTACtagattttaacatttatatcactgagaaatgattttctttttgGGGTGTACGTGCATGTTATGAACAGATGTGACATACACAATCGATGCAACAAGAGGATTAGTTTATCTATCAGGAAGAGCCAGCCCTGAGATTGTACTAAGGATTCGTAAAGCAAAGAAACATGCAAAGTTAATCCACATGGATTATGGTCACGTTATTCCTCCTCCCTACAATCCTCCTAATCCTTATGAAGCCGTACCTATCACATACAATTGCCAAAATACATGGCCACCGTCGCCGTATCAGTCACCGATGTACCAGCCGACGGCGCCGCCGTCTCCTATGACGCAGTACATGTACTACCGCCAAGACCCAAATATCCAACAACCTCATCCTATGGCGTTTCCGTATAACTATTATCCGTACTACGTACCGGAGGTGCTTCAATCTCCACCACCGTATATACCGACGCGAGACGGCGTCACCAGCGAGCAGCAGTGTCGTATCTTGTGAAGAGGATGTCGTATTAGCGCTTAAGCATTGATTtggtattatttttttatatatatcaaatcatGCACAAacaaatggttttttttttaaattttaatcacaTTTCTTGTTTTTCTAGTCACCTTTCTCATACTGTAATCACAAGGGGATGATATTAATAACAGACTCTAGCAAGTTATGAGATTAATAGATTGTGTTTCAATATGTCTATAATGACCCAAAATCCCAAATACATGATTCCAGTTGtgtgttttaaaagaaaaaattatatgcACTCGTGTCATCTTAAGTTGAATCATGTCTCCTTTAATAACATGAAAGTTCGATCACAAGAATCACGTCTCTGTGCGCTAATGTCATTAGCCTCATTGCCTAATGAACCTCTGAATCACGTTTCTCTAATTCCTATCACTTtgattaatttatttgaaatcatTCACCAAATTTAATAACTCCACCACTTACACAAGGATTTGGATAAGTAAACGTGACCAAGAAGGCAATAAAACAGGGTTGAGGTGAGAAAGAATTAGAAACATTCAAAGAGAAAATAGAGTAGACGTGGCTATATATGAGACAGGCGCAGCCGGTTTGTAATTGGAGTAAGGGAGTGTGGTTCCCTCAATCTACTCCTAAATTCTCCTTTATGCTGTGGGTAGCAGCTAGAAATAGGCTGCAAACCTGTGATAGAATGCAGAAGTGGAATATTATATTGGATACTTCTTGTGTATTATGTCAAGAAGAGCAAGAAACTTGTTGGCATCTCTTCTTCAAATGTCGCTACTCGGATAAGGTGTGGAAGGAAAAAGGAAGGGTTTACTGTGGAATGGAATGAGATCCTAGATGTTGTCTCTGAGTCAAGATCTAATTTCACAGCCACTGAATTATTCATCATTCGGTAAACTTTCCAGGCTCTGGTGCATAGCGTATGGAGGGAGAGAAATGCTCGTAGGCATGGAGAGCAACCGAGAGAAGAAAGATTGTTGATCAAATGTGTTGACAAACTCATTCGACTGAAGCTGCTTGCAGTCAAAGGAAAGGGAAAGATATACCTTGAGGAAAGTTTATGTGCTTGGTTTGGCTCAAGGTTATAAGTTGAAGTGTTGTAGGAGTTTTTGAGTTTTATTTCTTTGGTCTTTTTTATGAGATCAAAAACAGATGCACTAGATCTAACATAAGTTTtgattgaataaattttacaatcattccaaaaaaaaaagagagtagagAATTGAGAGTGACAAAATAATGGAAGCGGCAAGAATGTGTTTTGGTCCTAAAACTCTCCCTCGCCTTTGCAACGGTGCTCATCTTATCTTCCAACCAAACTCTCGCTATTTCTGCACAACAAAGAAAAAACGGTTGGTATCTGATCAAATACGATATTTTTctaattctttttatatttttttcaaatttcatttttgaaattcgaaataaaactattttaattattttaatatatttatttgtatatttattaaaattataaatctcATTTTTCAAATCTAAACTCTAAAgtctatattaaaatattagaaatgtgataatttaggcaatttttctaataatttcGAAATGGCCACTTGTACATTTGCACCACCTGTAATCACCACCTATAATTAGTGCAGTTCAAAACTAGCGACGGAGCATCCTCATTCTATCAACATCATGGTGGCTAAAATAATCACCAGGGCTAGATATTTCACAAGGGCTCTGGACTTCTGgtattattatttcttttgtaACACAAGAGTTCTGGTATTATTCTTATTCATTTTCTCTTTGATCTTCCTCTCTCCTAACTCCAGTTTTCTACCTTGGAACCCCAATGAAATCTAATGATCTTAACGTAACAAGTCAATTCTAAGTGAAAGCTAGAAAGAGCGTGTGATGTAGGTTGTTTGACTCTCTCGTCTTTTCTAGTCAAGTGGCTTTGAGCTTAAATGTCTGCATATTGCAAACGGACAAATGAGGGATACTTATTGTAACTATTGGCTTCTTTTTCTCGATCACTGATTGAAATTGATTGAAAATGTAAGAATATTGATTGTTATGATTTTGTATTTCTATTGATTAAAGAAGACAGCCAGTAATGATTACgaataaaatttgatttaagcACTAGAAGGAGATGCATGGGAAGTATCTAGGTTTACTTGAATGCTTTAGTGGTTGGAAGAAAAAGTTACTTGCATTATATATCTGTGAAAAgcttaacaaaaaaatcaaaggtTGGTTTGCCCAAAAAGTTCCTTTTTGAGGAAATGAGGTGTTCTTTAAGTCAATAGCTATGACTTTTCCGGTTTATGCAGTGTCATGTTTTCCATTGAGGAAGCATCATTGCCAGAAATTCATGAGTGAAACGGCTAGATTTTAGTGGGATGAGGATGGAGATAAAAGGAAAATCCAATGAACAGCATGAGAAAAGTTGTGTATGTCAAAGGAAAATAGTGGATTGGGGTTTCAGACATCGAAGATTTCAATCAAACTTTGCTGGCCAAACAAGCATGGAGGTTACATAATGAGTCAAGTAGCCTTGATAGCTCAGCTCTACAAGGTAAGGGTACTTTGCTTCAACAAGTTTTCTTGAATATGGGAAGGGTTTCAGACTATCATATGCTTGGCGGAGTATCTTATTTGGTAGGGAGTTGCTTCTCAAAAGAATAGTTAAGCCAATTGATGATGGAAGATCGACTTGTGTTTGTATGATGTTTTagcataaacacacaaattaaaaaaatatattaattattctctattaaaaaaacaaaaaataattaatcattaaccacacattaatttttaatattttaatcaattactttaataattttatgtcATCAATTACAAATGCTTCGTATGTCATTCTGTTCTTTTCTCAAGTGTACTGATGGTAAGTGAACGACAAAACGTAGTCATTATTCTTTTTAAACAAGTCTTATTGAGTCCAAAATATGTCAAGAAACAGACAAATGTGGGAGACCTTAGTTGCATGCATAAGTCTCCGGCTGGTGAATGATAGAACTTTGCGTCTTAGCCAGGTTGTATTATGTTATCTGTGTAAAGAAAGGTTAAAAGACTGTATTCTTGTCATGTAACATGTCTTTTGTCTTGTGGACGATCTGCTTCCACGTGATGGATATCACAACACTAGAAACAGAAATAAACTCACTGGAGAAGTGTCCTATCTATTACCAAAAGTAAGCAATGCCAAGTGAATTCTTTGTTTTTCTCAGATTTTGAGTTTGGTTCTTGGGAAAAGCCATTATGAATTTGTGATTATAGAATTTTGTGGTTTATATGGATCAGAACAGTAAAATTTCAATGTAAATGCAGATACATTAGCTCTGACAGGTCTTTTATACTTCTCAATTACTATAAAAGATAATCCTAATGGTTAATCTTCATCAAGATTACACATggcaaaaatattatttgattgttTTATATTCTTGGCTTCAAATCATTAAAACTCCAAAACATACAATTTTCATAGGATTTTCACTGGTTTCTACTGTGGCGTTTAAATGTTCGCATTATGCATCATAACATAACATGACAGAGAGTTCAAGGATGACTTGTTCAgacgttttttttcttttctaaattgtttttttttttgcagtattttttatttgaattaacCAAAGTGTAGTCAACCAACTAATCTTTGGACTCCAGCAATACTGACATTTGTAAATTCTCTGGTGACCAACTGTTGGTTCACTATAGGGATAGAAGCCTGACGAGTTAGTTTTtggatattaaaaaaatagaacacAATGGATTAAGCCAAAACAATACTTTATTGTTTTCACTAACGGATAGATCACGTTCTTCTGAATAGAAAAAGTGACTCAAATTTAATTGAAAAAGTTGTTGATTTATTCGAATAGAGTACACCATAAGACATTATAACTTATAGACAAAATATGAGGCAGGCTTCCCTGTGTACACTCCAGCTCAGTTTTTCAATCTGTGTGTTAGAGCAAACGAAAAAAACGTTAAGACTTTCTCTCTTTAATCAACCAATTTATAATATTGTTAATGGTACTTTGGTATTTACTAACCATGGCAAACAGGAAGGATTGTTAACGCCACAATTGGCTAAAAGAGCCTTGAGTTTTGATGGGTCAATCCCGGACCGGGAGAGGAACGGGCAGAGACATTCAAGGTTCGCGGTTTTGGCCACTGTGCAGCAGGCGGGAGTCGGAGGTGGCGGGTAGTTTCCAGTGACCGCTGGACGACATTTCTGCAAGTCATTTGTGTTGACTTTACATAGGGGAATGCTCTTAGCTTCTTGGATCATCATTGCTGCGGTTAAAACCATAGCAAGAACTGTGATGAGGATTCTGGCATTGTTCTTACCCATTTCTGTCTTTTTTTACTAATATCTCActgtctcttctctctctctctctctctctctctctcagctaTATCGTGAAAACTTAAAGATAGTGAGCTTCTTATATAGCAATGTTAATGATAAGTGAAAGTTGGTCAAACAGTAAAGCATGTCACGGGTCTTTTACGTCAACAATTTGTAAGCAAACAGACAAATGTGGGAGACCTTAGTTTCATGTATAAGTCTTTGGGTTGGTGGGTGAAAGAATTTTTTCCTTCACGTGACCCGATGGGTTTTGGCCTTTGTATTTTGTTCTGCCCTTGTCATTATCAAGTCATAAACATTTGTTTACAACTAAAAAAATTGTCTACTGTCATGTAACACCAGGTGACTAGGTCTCTGGTTTTGTGAACGTACTCAGCTATTCTGCTTCCTTATGATTCAAGTCACAACCCCATGTTAATATTGAGGTAAAGAAACCCCGTTTTAAATGAGGTAAAGAAAGCCcggcttttttttttaacaacgaaATCCCGCCTTATAAGAAGTTGATTAACTTTAACTTTTCACCATAGCAAAGCTTTAATGCTAACTGAAAGGTGCTAGTAACGTAAGATATGTATCATTAGGAGTCTTTTGGGTTTAGATGCATTATtgcattattattttaatatatatggattACATATGGattgcatagttgcattattattttaatatatatggattGCATAATTGTTTTGGTTCTTTTTAAGTTGCATTTTGTTTCTTAATAAATACTAGATGATAACATACGCGTATGCATGGATTgagtttttttatattaatgtttgttcattaaatggttttaacattttgcaacattacaatttttatcgaatgtaaaatgaaaaatataaatgttggtctcttaaatgTAACACCGTTGTTGAAAAGTATTACaactaattttaattatttttaactaattacATTTTAATTGTGAAGGCTAACAATTACAACAATTACaactaattttaattatttttaaaacttcatatgcacaaaaaaattaagttttgctgctgacacaaatcaccaaaaccacTAGATAGACAacatcgattgtaaaatgacgaatGAGGATTATGTTTTCTtctctcgatttgtttactaatgaCTCTCTATTAGTTATCATCTAATATTAAGatatcaataatttttcaaagcaaattttgaagttaacatatttttatattttatatagtatataatttaatttaaatgataataatattaatatatatatatatatatataatatgaatatttattaatgagacttgatattcatatgatttatgatcatttgtatcttgcttgaatagaagaaaaaaagttaaatcattgatcacaaaattttcaatgtgagacttttcaacttttagtaatttatagtcatttcaaaaattcaaaatataacgtatacaaaaatctaattttttttattatatgcttcatttgattgtttatttcttttaataatataaaattaaacaaaaaagagaggatACAAAATTgatatcaaatatgtattattcatacattgtcatatatatgttaatcatattaggtaattccataatttttatttaagaaaaatattgagaatattattttgtacactactaatcaatttaatatttaatttaataaaaagtatcaatttgatagttaatttaataaaaagtagaATATTCTTTTATATGGATCAgcttatttttctaaggattctttgaatcatcctagtgatgacacgtggttatgaaaacatgttgtaatgtttcAGGTTTAATATATAGGGAATGGATTGCATAATTgcattattattttagtattctCTGATTATCGTTTTATACGTACTTGAACAAAAAATGGCTTACATGTTAAACTTTATTTGATCTAGTGTTTCATTTAGAGGACTAACTCTCTTGTAAATTGTAATAGTTTTCTGTGTCTCTAGTTCTggtaaatttgaaattaatggCGTTTATCGACGATGATGAAGAGGAAAACTTTGTTCCTCAATTAGCCACCAATTACTATTTCGAAGACGACGACAAGGAACCTGTGTCATTCTCGTGTCTGCCAATTTAATGGAGTGACAAGGAGAAAGTAGACGGAAGTGTAGCTGGTTTGTACTTGAAAAGAACCTCTGATTATGGTCTTTTGCCTCTGCATAACAGCATAAGCTGGTTAAGGCTTGGAGGTTCGACCTTTCCAACTTCATATCGGAGATCTGTTCTCACAAAGGACAATGTCTGGATTAAGCTTGAGAAGCAAAAAAAAGGTACGCGGAGTTGCTAAAATCATCTCCAACtcatttctataatataaatttctaaaatagaaaaaaaaaagtagagacAAAGATTTTGCTCTCTGTAATAGATGAATGATACATTCACTTTTACCTCTATAAATagatgaatgtttttttttctattatagTGAAAAACATTGGAgcaaaatttcataaaaaaatagacGTAAGTTGGAGATGTCCTAAGAATTGTTCTGGTGAAATAGATatcttaatgttttttttatacagATGctcttaatatattaaaataattcatGGGCTTTATATTAGATTAATCCAAAGCAGGGAAGAGACATGACGAGTTAGTTTTTGGATATCCAAGAAAGTAGAACACAATGGAATAAAAGCCAAAAGCAGTACTTTATTGTTTTCATTAATGTGTAGAACACGGTTCTTGTAGATAGAGAAGGTGACTTAAAAATAACTTCAAAATTTGTTGATTTTATTTGAATAGAACACCATAAGAAATAATAACTTAGGGACTTAATATTCAGATGGTGGCAAAGTACGCAGCAGGCCGGATTGTGTCCAGTCCACCTCAGTTCTTCAATCTGCGTGTTAGAGaagaacaaattaaaaaaacgtAAGACTTTCTCTCTTTACTCAACCAGTTTCTAATATTGTTaatggtactttgatttttacCGACCATGGCAAGCATGAGGGATTGTTAACGCCACAATTGGCTAAAAGAGCCTTGAGTTTTGATGGGTCAATCCCGGACCTGGAGAGGAACGGGCAGAGACATTCAAGATTCGCGGTTTTGGCCACTGTGCAGCAGGCGGGAGTCGGAGGTGGAGGGTAGTTTCCAGTGACAGCTGGACGACATTTCTGCAAGTCATTTGTGTCGACGTTACATAGGGGAATGCTCTTAGTTTCTTGGATCATTATCGCTGCGGTTAAAACCAGCGCAAGAACTGTGATGAGGATTCTTGTATTGTTCATACCCATTTCTGTCTTTTTTAAAtcttcactctctctctcaactCTTTGGTGAAAAGTTAAATCTATTTAGCTTCTTATATAGCAATGCAAATGCTAAGTGAAAGTAGTAGATAATGGCACGGGTCTTTTACGTTGAAAATTCGTAAGCAAACGGACAAATGTGGATACCTTAGTCATAGGCGGCTTAGGTGGAGAGACAATCGGTGAGACTGCCCCCAGTTCATGCAGATATCTCCATATAATAAGAATTAAGGGTCCATTAAAAATTTGTACAATTTTAACTATCTTAAAACGGTCTAAAAAATTCACAAATATATGcttttttcattaaatttacaaaaatatttattttaaatatttaatataaatataaatataagggtatgcttaattttttttttttgccttggGAACCATTAAAATGTTGAGCCGATCCTGACCCTGGTTTCAAGCATAAGTCTTCGGGTTGGTAGATCAGATGAAAGAATTTTCTTCTTTGTGTGGTTCAATAGGTCTTGGTCATCGTATTTTGTTTGGCCCTTGTCATGTCAAGTCatatatgtttgttttaaaCCAAGAGATAATTGGCGTACGTACCCCTAAACCTAATCTATATTAGTAAACTATCCATCTCTTGTTTAAACCCATTTTCATTCTAAAAATACCATTTCCCTCTACTCTCTCTTTTGTGTAAGCTGGTGTAGTGTGTCAGCTGATGCAGTGCGCCAGTCTACAAGATAGATGTGTAAGGTTTTTCATCTAGTGGATGAATGTGTAAATGTTATGTCagacaatttattttatttttattaactcTTTTTCATCATTTCTCTcttatttcattattatttcatttttctcctaatttttttcttctcctcTAACTTACACAAACTACATTCTATGTTTTCTAATTTCAATTTCTAAATTTCATGTCAATCTCTAAAAAGTTTGTTCAGTTCACTTTGAAATTTCACTATACTTTCaccagacttttttttttttttttaatttttagctaTCTCCAACGTCATTACAAATCTATTTAGTAAACCCCAATTTTTGTGTTCAAACCATGTCTctcaaaatattgttttaaaaatattataatattttttaattaacaatTTATGGGTAGCTATGGAGACTAGAGCCTCTTCAAAGCGAAAAGAGAGCCATGTGAAGAAGGAAATGAAGTGGATTCTTATTGTTTGATCAAATTTGCGAGTAAACACCTTTCACACAAACTTatgtaaatatttgaaataagtAAAATGTTATAAATACTTGCTGTTAATCCCTACATGGTTTACTAGCtgatatatacattttttgttaatatgttGGACGGATACATGTTTTAGATTCTTGTATGTTTAACTAATATATGATTGAGAATTCATGGTCAATAAGGAAAACATTTATCATTACAATATACTAGCTAAAACAACATGTGTCAAACTAGTTATAAACTATCTAACAATGTTTTCCAAAAAATGTTACAAACGAGTTGGCGTTAGTTGATATATGGGTTGTTATCTGCTCCAAACAATGTACTGACTAACAAACTTTGTATCATCTATTGACACATTAATATATAACACCTTACGGACCATCTATCAATTAACTGCAACCAGTTTTAGTAGCTAATAAATATGTAGCATGAATCCGATATCAAAATAGAAAATtcactaaaacataaataatatttgttaACTACAAGAGTACCAACTAACAGATGTGTTATCATGAACGGGTTCTTCTTGAACTTCTAATACACCAACACTTGAGTTATGGTTGAAGGGAAATAACACAACATAAAAACCCTAttaatatgattaaaaattGAAAGCAAATTATTATTTGAAACTTAAAGGG comes from Brassica rapa cultivar Chiifu-401-42 chromosome A02, CAAS_Brap_v3.01, whole genome shotgun sequence and encodes:
- the LOC103851877 gene encoding putative lipid-transfer protein DIR1; translation: MGKNNARILITVLAMVLTAAMMIQEAKSIPLCKVNTNDLQKCRPAVTGNYPPPPTPACCTVAKTANLECLCPFLSRSGIDPSKLKALLANCGVNNPSCLP
- the LOC103851879 gene encoding putative lipid-transfer protein DIR1 isoform X3, giving the protein MGMNNTRILITVLALVLTAAIMIQETKSIPLCNVDTNDLQKCRPAVTGNYPPPPTPACCTVAKTANLECLCPFLSRSGIDPSKLKALLANCGVNNPSCLP
- the LOC103851876 gene encoding extensin-1, with product MDYGHVIPPPYNPPNPYEAVPITYNCQNTWPPSPYQSPMYQPTAPPSPMTQYMYYRQDPNIQQPHPMAFPYNYYPYYVPEVLQSPPPYIPTRDGVTSEQQCRIL
- the LOC103851879 gene encoding putative lipid-transfer protein DIR1 isoform X1; protein product: MGMNNTRILITVLALVLTAAIMIQETKSIPLCNVDTNDLQKCRPAVTGNYPPPPTPACCTVAKTANLECLCPFLSRSGIDPSKLKALLANCGVNNPSCLPWSIEELRWTGHNPACCVLCHHLNIKSLSYYFLWCSIQIKSTNFEVIFKSPSLSTRTVFYTLMKTIKYCFWLLFHCVLLSWISKN